From a single Entelurus aequoreus isolate RoL-2023_Sb linkage group LG12, RoL_Eaeq_v1.1, whole genome shotgun sequence genomic region:
- the nudt5 gene encoding ADP-sugar pyrophosphatase isoform X1 yields the protein MSHTEDPKTSNAPHIVKEELLASGKWVKLEKTTYVDPAGNTRIWETVRRTTRQTNTDADGVGIIALLKRTLHKDSVVMVKQFRPPLGCFSLEFPAGLIDEGESAEMAALRELKEETGYKGEVMGVTPVTCLDPGLSNCTTQMVMVNINGDEMENINPTQQLGEQHRCVSHFINAISKMFLHLPTKMANTRVNL from the exons ATGAGCCACACAGAAGACCCCAAAACTTCCAATGCGCCACACATCGTGAAAGAGGAG ctCCTGGCCTCGGGGAAATGGGTGAAGCTGGAGAAGACCACATACGTAGATCCTGCAGGCAACACCAG GATCTGGGAGACGGTGAGGAGGACCACCAGGCAAACCAACACTGATGCAGATG GTGTGGGCATCATCGCGCTGCTGAAGAGGACCCTGCACAAAGACAGCGTGGTCATGGTGAAGCAGTTTCGGCCTCCCCTGGGATGCTTCAGCCTGGAGTTTCCTGCAG GCTTGATCGACGAGGGCGAGAGCGCGGAGATGGCCGCGTTGAGGGAGCTGAAGGAAGAAACGGGCTACAAAGGCGAAGTGATGGGAGTCACACCAG TCACCTGTCTGGACCCCGGCCTATCCAACTGCACCACCCAGATGGTCATGGTCAACATCAATGGAGACGAAATGGAGAATATCAACCCAACACAACAGCTAGGTGAGCAGCATCGCTGTGTCTCACATTTCATCAACGCCAtctcaaaaatgtttttacatctTCCGACTAAAATGGCAAACACACGGGTAAATCTTTAA